Proteins found in one Hemitrygon akajei chromosome 32, sHemAka1.3, whole genome shotgun sequence genomic segment:
- the LOC140719552 gene encoding interferon alpha-inducible protein 27-like protein 2A translates to MKIQQVLLGGTIAVAAVVAPPLILGAMGFTSAGIVAGTTAAKMMSAAAVANGGGVAAGSTVAVLQSIGAAGLSTAANAALGTAGAVVGATLGRKGEK, encoded by the exons ATGAAGATTCAACAAGTATTGTTGGGAGGGACTATAGCCG TGGCTGCAGTTGTTGCCCCCCCTCTGATTCTGGGGGCAATGGGCTTCACAAGTGCTGGAATTGTGGCTGGTACTACTGCAGCAAAAATGATGAGCGCGGCAGCTGTGGCTAATGGAGGAGGTGTTGCAGCTGGAAGCACCGTGGCTGTCCTTCAATCCATTG gAGCAGCAGGGCTGTCTACTGCTGCTAATGCAGCCTTAGGGACTGCAGGTGCTGTGGTTGGTGCAACCTTAGGGCGCAAAGGAGAAAAGTAG